In Variovorax paradoxus, a single genomic region encodes these proteins:
- a CDS encoding toll/interleukin-1 receptor domain-containing protein translates to MATGTAAKKAPPKRGLHGTSNSHRFEPAKLDSLFVVLDAIAWLDAPTSGEVAQFAGIDPRTAGKLLKNASQIGLVDAVASGYVLVLPYPYKGSQDQKQAVVKEALVRLPLLTGVRQFLRLGDKTEVALRKAATVAGIVPFSSADLNPLLEWAQSLGALQPSLIAEDLVDAAESKKERRHIEEKDQRVAFLSHSSADKAFIRQLAADLTANGISVWLDEQRIRVGDSIPEKIAQGLAESDFFLIGMSHKSSESAWVQKELNNALMTEVKRRNVHILPLKLDDTPMPLIIGDKKYADFSKSYKAGLDELLTALKGSV, encoded by the coding sequence ATGGCCACAGGAACAGCAGCCAAGAAGGCACCTCCCAAGAGAGGCCTCCACGGTACCTCGAATTCGCATCGCTTTGAGCCGGCAAAGCTTGATTCATTATTTGTTGTGTTGGACGCCATTGCATGGCTAGACGCGCCAACGAGCGGAGAGGTCGCGCAGTTCGCAGGCATTGATCCGCGCACAGCCGGAAAGCTGCTGAAGAACGCTAGCCAGATTGGTCTGGTCGACGCAGTCGCGTCGGGGTATGTCTTAGTACTCCCATACCCCTACAAAGGCTCTCAGGACCAAAAACAAGCAGTGGTGAAGGAAGCGCTTGTACGATTGCCACTTCTGACGGGTGTAAGACAGTTTCTGAGACTCGGAGACAAGACCGAGGTCGCGCTACGAAAGGCCGCCACTGTGGCGGGCATCGTGCCATTTAGTTCGGCGGACCTGAACCCGCTTCTTGAATGGGCGCAATCGCTAGGCGCGTTGCAGCCAAGTCTCATTGCCGAGGATTTGGTTGACGCTGCTGAGAGCAAGAAGGAGCGCCGCCACATTGAAGAAAAGGATCAAAGAGTTGCCTTTTTGTCCCACAGCTCCGCCGACAAAGCGTTCATTCGTCAACTTGCAGCTGACCTCACAGCGAACGGAATCAGCGTGTGGCTCGATGAACAACGGATTCGCGTTGGCGACTCGATTCCGGAGAAAATCGCTCAAGGCTTGGCAGAGTCTGACTTTTTTCTGATCGGCATGAGCCACAAGTCGAGCGAGTCGGCATGGGTGCAGAAAGAGTTAAACAATGCACTTATGACAGAGGTGAAACGGCGCAATGTCCACATCTTGCCGCTCAAACTTGATGACACGCCGATGCCTCTGATTATTGGCGACAAGAAATACGCCGACTTCTCAAAGTCGTACAAAGCCGGCCTAGATGAATTGCTTACCGCTTTGAAGGGAAGCGTATGA
- a CDS encoding DUF2971 domain-containing protein: MRVIGDAFDWDEPLWRYFKTERFVGLLDSGRLYFSSAREFEDKFEGAVAVMPADFPVDPRYADMDSGEAAFEQLRRLTKVSCWHRADYESDAMWKLYADLHKGVAIRSTPQRIQDAAKPYRIQPQFGHEDLFGGNVKYFDLLKERLKLSMLDRFYVKHMAFSWEREFRLVVSVRQAEEFGVQVPEKGVFVEFDLDTLVEEIYLGPSLKSEDIYRIKAAVDRHGLTSRIRISSLLGTPRYI; the protein is encoded by the coding sequence ATGAGAGTTATTGGCGATGCATTCGATTGGGATGAGCCACTCTGGCGCTACTTCAAGACAGAGCGCTTTGTTGGATTATTGGACTCAGGGCGCTTGTATTTTTCGTCTGCCCGTGAATTCGAGGACAAATTCGAAGGGGCCGTCGCTGTTATGCCTGCAGACTTTCCGGTCGACCCTCGCTACGCCGACATGGATTCTGGGGAGGCCGCGTTTGAACAGTTGAGGCGATTGACGAAAGTGAGTTGTTGGCACCGCGCTGACTATGAAAGTGACGCGATGTGGAAGCTCTATGCCGACCTTCATAAGGGTGTCGCCATAAGGAGTACACCGCAACGCATTCAGGATGCAGCCAAGCCTTATCGCATTCAGCCTCAGTTTGGTCACGAAGACCTCTTCGGGGGAAACGTGAAATATTTCGATCTGCTCAAAGAGCGTCTCAAGCTCAGCATGCTTGACCGCTTCTACGTCAAACACATGGCGTTCTCTTGGGAGCGGGAATTCAGGCTTGTTGTGTCGGTCCGCCAAGCAGAAGAGTTCGGCGTCCAAGTGCCGGAGAAGGGGGTGTTCGTCGAGTTCGATCTCGATACGTTAGTTGAAGAGATTTATCTCGGTCCCTCCCTAAAATCGGAAGATATCTACCGCATCAAAGCTGCGGTAGATCGACATGGCCTAACTAGCCGCATTCGCATCTCTAGTCTTCTCGGTACGCCGCGATACATCTGA
- a CDS encoding response regulator transcription factor encodes MSTQAIRLFLVDDHPLVRDGLRARLGSMPNLEIVGEAGSAAEALAQIDSVRPDLMLMDVGMKDMNGIELAALLLQRQGAPHIVMLSMYDNPEYVQKALQAGARGYVLKDAPAAEIVAAIEAVSAGGTFLSPAVSKKLFRTQEPRPLLTPRESEILSALGRGESSKQIARDLGLSVRTVEAHRQSIKRRLGIEGQAELIKYAVEHARKFGQS; translated from the coding sequence ATGAGCACGCAGGCCATTCGACTCTTTCTCGTGGACGACCACCCGCTGGTGCGCGACGGCCTGCGCGCCCGGCTCGGCTCCATGCCCAACCTGGAGATCGTCGGCGAGGCCGGCAGCGCCGCCGAGGCGCTGGCGCAGATCGACAGCGTGCGGCCCGACCTGATGCTGATGGACGTCGGCATGAAGGACATGAACGGCATCGAGCTCGCGGCCTTGCTGCTGCAGCGCCAGGGCGCGCCGCACATCGTGATGCTCAGCATGTACGACAACCCCGAGTACGTGCAGAAGGCCCTGCAGGCGGGCGCGCGCGGCTACGTGCTGAAAGACGCGCCGGCGGCGGAGATCGTGGCGGCCATCGAGGCCGTGTCCGCGGGCGGCACCTTCCTGAGCCCGGCCGTGTCGAAGAAGCTCTTTCGCACCCAGGAGCCGAGGCCGCTGCTCACGCCGCGCGAGAGCGAGATTCTTTCGGCGCTGGGCCGGGGCGAATCGAGCAAGCAGATCGCGCGCGACCTGGGCCTGAGCGTGCGCACGGTGGAGGCGCACAGGCAGAGCATCAAGCGGCGGCTCGGCATCGAGGGGCAGGCCGAGCTGATCAAGTACGCCGTGGAGCATGCGCGGAAGTTTGGGCAGAGCTGA
- a CDS encoding cache domain-containing protein: MNLRTKIVALAVAPLLIALVLVALAVRHQEHDLAQRERALIERSYMAQRRGELRSYVDLAVSNLLPLYESGKDDEATRNEALRRLAALNYGDDGYFFVYDLEGNSLMHSRQPELVGQNLWGMRDSHGRYTIQELIKGAKEKGGAYVEYEWRKPSSAQLAPKLGYVTAMPRWNWMVGTGLYLDDIQSTMDTLDRQMNANVTATLLWIAGIAALCLGVVSAAGLLLNLSEHRTAEAKLRLLARRVVQSQEEERGHLARELHDGTSQTLVSAKLLIESAVESLESRHQPTPPALPKALQRLNDSLIEVRRISHRLRPALLDTLGLPAALERLVDEFREEGAVDASMMIEGEAFELQPEVKTALFRLTQEALTNVRKHANAQHVHVALAFDEKDGVRLEVSDDGTGFDIEAVQLDPRRGIGLRNMRERMEAIGGQLIMCSNEGRTSIEAEVPARNARAASA; encoded by the coding sequence ATGAATCTTCGCACCAAGATCGTTGCGCTCGCCGTCGCGCCCTTGCTCATCGCACTGGTGCTGGTGGCCCTTGCCGTGCGTCACCAGGAGCACGATCTGGCCCAGCGCGAGCGCGCCCTCATCGAGCGCAGCTACATGGCCCAGCGCCGGGGCGAGCTGCGCAGCTATGTCGACCTGGCCGTGAGCAACCTGCTGCCGCTGTACGAGTCCGGCAAGGACGACGAGGCCACCCGCAACGAGGCGCTGCGCCGGCTGGCCGCGCTCAACTACGGCGACGACGGCTACTTCTTCGTGTACGACCTCGAAGGCAACTCCCTCATGCATTCGCGCCAGCCCGAGCTGGTGGGCCAGAACCTGTGGGGCATGCGCGATTCGCACGGCCGCTACACCATCCAGGAACTGATCAAGGGCGCGAAGGAAAAAGGCGGCGCCTACGTCGAGTACGAATGGCGAAAGCCGTCGAGCGCGCAACTGGCGCCCAAGCTCGGCTACGTGACCGCCATGCCGCGCTGGAACTGGATGGTCGGCACCGGCCTGTACCTGGACGACATCCAGTCGACCATGGACACACTCGACCGGCAGATGAACGCCAACGTCACCGCCACGCTGCTGTGGATAGCGGGCATTGCCGCGCTGTGCCTGGGCGTGGTCAGCGCGGCGGGCCTGCTGCTGAACCTCAGCGAACACCGCACGGCTGAAGCCAAGCTGCGCCTGCTCGCGCGGCGCGTGGTGCAGTCGCAGGAAGAAGAGCGCGGCCACCTCGCGCGCGAGCTGCACGACGGCACCAGCCAGACGCTGGTGTCGGCCAAGCTGCTCATCGAATCGGCCGTCGAGTCGCTCGAAAGCCGGCACCAGCCCACCCCGCCCGCGCTGCCCAAGGCGCTGCAGCGGCTCAACGATTCGCTCATCGAGGTGCGCCGCATCTCGCACCGGCTGCGCCCCGCGCTGCTCGACACCCTGGGCCTGCCCGCCGCGCTGGAGCGGCTGGTGGATGAATTCAGGGAAGAGGGCGCCGTCGATGCGTCGATGATGATCGAGGGCGAAGCATTCGAGCTGCAGCCCGAGGTGAAGACCGCGCTCTTCCGCCTCACGCAGGAGGCGCTGACCAACGTGCGCAAGCACGCGAATGCGCAGCATGTGCACGTGGCGCTGGCCTTCGACGAGAAAGACGGCGTGCGCCTCGAAGTGAGCGACGACGGCACCGGCTTCGACATAGAGGCCGTGCAGCTCGACCCGCGCCGCGGCATCGGCCTGCGCAACATGCGCGAGCGCATGGAAGCCATAGGCGGACAACTGATCATGTGCTCCAACGAAGGCCGCACCTCCATCGAGGCTGAAGTGCCGGCCCGCAACGCAAGGGCCGCATCCGCATGA